The Micromonospora sp. NBC_00421 genome contains a region encoding:
- a CDS encoding GNAT family N-acetyltransferase, with protein MTTLRLRPEGPADAGQVRRVLAAAFARPDRTTPGEVALVDELRGGPAWLPELAMVAEYGGEVVGYALLTRVRVEADRARVPALVLGPVAVAPHRQRVGHGTAVVQAALEAATELGERLVVVLGDPAYYRRFGFARADRMGLVSPWSGLGEPWQALVLPPETSDAPPPPRGEVVFPPPWSRV; from the coding sequence ATGACGACCCTGCGGTTGCGTCCCGAGGGCCCGGCCGACGCCGGTCAGGTGCGTCGGGTGCTGGCTGCCGCCTTCGCCCGTCCCGACCGCACCACCCCCGGTGAGGTCGCACTCGTGGACGAGCTGCGCGGCGGCCCTGCCTGGCTGCCGGAGCTGGCGATGGTCGCCGAGTACGGCGGCGAGGTGGTCGGCTACGCGCTGCTCACCCGGGTCCGGGTCGAGGCCGACCGGGCCCGCGTTCCGGCGTTGGTGCTCGGCCCGGTGGCGGTGGCCCCGCACCGGCAGCGGGTCGGACACGGCACGGCGGTGGTGCAGGCCGCCCTGGAAGCTGCCACCGAGCTGGGCGAACGGCTGGTGGTGGTGCTCGGCGACCCGGCGTACTACAGGCGTTTCGGCTTTGCCCGGGCGGACCGGATGGGGTTGGTCAGCCCCTGGTCCGGGTTGGGGGAGCCGTGGCAGGCGCTGGTCCTGCCGCCGGAGACCAGCGACGCGCCACCGCCCCCGCGCGGCGAGGTGGTCTTCCCTCCACCCTGGTCCCGGGTCTGA
- a CDS encoding molybdopterin molybdotransferase MoeA, whose product MSTETAAAAQVATPPPAGWEEARSRVYAVGLAAALPTVNRALADADGHTLAEPLTTRTDLPAFPTSSVDGWAVRGAGPWDVVGRVLAGHVPGALTADGTTVEIATGAMVPAGATAILRIEDSSRTPDGRVTGTPRPHPEWREPGEEAVAGEELLPAGTPVDPALLGLAASCGQDHLRVRRQPRAALLVFGDELLTAGPPGSGRVRDALGPAVPSWLRRYGCQVRPSDVVGPVADTLPAHVAALRGALAGADLVCTTGGTMHGPVDHLHPALEALGADHVVNTVAVRPGFPMLLARLVDADGRVRFVAGLPGNPQSAIVALVSLVAPLLAGLQGRALPALPQATLAEPVPGRGDHTHLALVRLDRAAGTAHPVRHVGSAMLRGLAGADGFAVIRPGTSGEVGARVPVVPLPLLPGERTW is encoded by the coding sequence GTGAGCACGGAAACCGCCGCCGCGGCGCAGGTCGCCACGCCACCGCCGGCCGGCTGGGAAGAGGCCCGCTCCCGGGTGTACGCGGTCGGCCTGGCCGCCGCCCTGCCCACTGTCAACCGGGCACTGGCCGACGCCGACGGGCACACCCTGGCCGAGCCGTTGACCACCCGGACCGACCTGCCCGCCTTCCCCACCTCCAGCGTCGACGGTTGGGCGGTGCGTGGGGCCGGCCCGTGGGACGTCGTGGGGCGGGTGCTGGCGGGGCACGTCCCGGGCGCGTTGACCGCCGACGGCACCACCGTCGAGATCGCCACCGGGGCCATGGTGCCTGCCGGGGCGACCGCCATCCTGCGGATCGAGGATTCGAGCCGTACCCCGGACGGACGGGTGACGGGTACCCCCCGCCCCCACCCGGAGTGGCGCGAGCCGGGTGAGGAGGCGGTGGCCGGTGAGGAGCTGCTGCCGGCCGGCACCCCTGTCGATCCGGCGTTGCTCGGGCTGGCCGCCTCCTGCGGGCAAGACCACCTGCGGGTACGCCGCCAGCCCCGGGCCGCGCTCCTGGTCTTCGGCGACGAGTTGCTCACCGCCGGCCCGCCCGGGTCGGGCCGGGTCCGCGACGCGCTCGGTCCCGCCGTGCCGTCCTGGCTGCGCCGTTACGGCTGCCAGGTGCGCCCCTCCGACGTGGTCGGCCCGGTGGCGGACACCCTGCCCGCCCACGTGGCCGCTCTGCGCGGGGCGCTGGCCGGGGCCGACCTGGTCTGCACCACGGGCGGCACCATGCACGGCCCGGTCGACCACCTGCACCCCGCGTTGGAGGCGCTCGGCGCCGACCACGTGGTCAACACGGTCGCCGTCCGACCCGGCTTTCCGATGCTGCTGGCCCGGCTGGTCGACGCCGACGGGCGGGTGCGTTTCGTCGCCGGGCTGCCCGGCAACCCGCAGTCCGCGATCGTCGCGCTGGTGTCGCTCGTCGCGCCGCTGCTCGCCGGCCTGCAGGGCCGGGCGCTGCCGGCGCTGCCGCAGGCCACCCTCGCCGAGCCGGTACCCGGCCGGGGCGACCACACCCATCTGGCCCTGGTCCGGCTGGACCGGGCCGCCGGGACCGCCCACCCGGTCCGGCACGTCGGGTCGGCGATGCTGCGCGGGCTGGCTGGCGCGGACGGGTTCGCGGTGATCCGGCCCGGCACCTCCGGCGAGGTCGGAGCCCGGGTGCCGGTGGTGCCGCTGCCGTTGCTGCCCGGGGAACGTACGTGGTGA
- a CDS encoding molybdenum cofactor biosynthesis protein MoaE, with protein MTAGPTTALLTVTDQPLDLAAHEAAVADRRAGAVVSFQGVVRDHDHGRPVVLLEYEGHPSAVETLRAVAAEIAADPDVYAVAVSHRVGRLDIGDVALVAAVSTAHRAAAFAACARLVDEVKARLPIWKRQVFADGTEEWVNCP; from the coding sequence GTGACGGCCGGCCCGACGACGGCGTTGCTCACCGTCACCGACCAGCCGCTGGACCTGGCCGCGCACGAGGCGGCGGTCGCCGACCGGCGGGCCGGTGCGGTGGTCTCCTTCCAGGGCGTGGTGCGCGACCACGATCACGGCAGACCGGTCGTCCTGCTGGAGTACGAGGGGCACCCGAGCGCCGTCGAGACGCTGCGCGCGGTGGCCGCAGAGATCGCCGCCGACCCGGACGTCTACGCGGTGGCCGTGTCGCACCGGGTCGGCCGGCTCGACATCGGTGACGTGGCGCTGGTGGCGGCGGTCAGCACGGCGCACCGGGCGGCGGCGTTCGCGGCCTGCGCCCGGCTGGTCGACGAGGTGAAGGCCCGACTGCCGATCTGGAAGCGGCAGGTCTTCGCCGACGGCACCGAGGAGTGGGTCAACTGCCCCTGA
- a CDS encoding glycosyltransferase 87 family protein produces the protein MPTTVGRRADRLAPVRRATRGIDRRTVVRTGIVAAVAYAAWLAIGAFGRPYNFFDMKIYHGAVVWWASGHELYEFIAPTTTLGFTYPPFAALAMLPMARLPIEAAGWINAAGSIAALAVILAALLRPIVDRLRWPLWYTVAIATPMAAAIEPVRETLGYGQVNLLLFALIMADLVGLRWRSRRGTHGRASDGPFLRLLYSGSWAGVGIGLATAVKLTPALFIAYLLITRQWRVAATAVGTTIGVTLGSFALVGTESRAYFGGVLWQTERVGAADMTPNQSLAGLLARLYDSIETPGLLWLAFSVLILALGLSRAANARADGDELTAFTLVGLTANVISPISWSHHLVWVIPAIIVLADAAVRRREASRGLSVRTGQQTFGGPPGVSGLRPPIWYPTLTGFRHGVAALGLYLLFLISPIWPYEHKLPEVSHYQDGLFGALMENSLALALIVLVAALPWRPGAEPAFYSDRLTRATASVRGS, from the coding sequence ATGCCGACGACCGTCGGTAGACGTGCGGACCGCCTCGCCCCAGTCCGTCGCGCAACGCGTGGGATCGATCGTAGGACAGTCGTACGGACCGGCATCGTGGCCGCCGTCGCCTATGCCGCATGGCTCGCCATCGGTGCTTTCGGGCGGCCGTACAACTTCTTCGACATGAAGATCTACCACGGCGCGGTGGTGTGGTGGGCGAGCGGGCACGAGTTGTACGAGTTCATCGCGCCCACCACCACGCTGGGCTTCACCTACCCGCCCTTCGCCGCGCTGGCCATGCTGCCGATGGCCCGCCTGCCGATCGAGGCGGCCGGGTGGATCAACGCGGCCGGCAGCATCGCCGCCCTGGCCGTGATCCTGGCCGCGTTGCTACGACCGATCGTCGACCGGCTCCGCTGGCCCCTGTGGTACACGGTCGCCATCGCCACGCCGATGGCCGCGGCCATCGAGCCGGTCCGGGAAACCCTGGGGTACGGGCAGGTCAACCTGCTCCTGTTCGCATTGATCATGGCCGACCTGGTGGGTCTGCGCTGGCGCTCCCGGCGGGGCACCCACGGGCGAGCCAGCGACGGCCCGTTCCTGCGACTGCTCTACAGCGGGTCCTGGGCGGGCGTGGGCATCGGCCTGGCCACCGCCGTCAAGCTCACCCCGGCGCTGTTCATCGCCTACCTGCTGATCACCCGGCAGTGGCGGGTCGCCGCCACCGCCGTCGGCACCACCATCGGCGTCACCCTGGGCAGCTTCGCCCTGGTCGGCACCGAGTCGCGGGCCTACTTCGGCGGGGTGCTGTGGCAGACCGAGCGGGTCGGGGCCGCCGACATGACGCCCAACCAGTCTTTGGCCGGCCTGCTGGCCCGGCTCTACGACTCGATCGAGACGCCCGGCCTGCTCTGGCTGGCGTTCTCGGTGCTGATCCTGGCCCTCGGGCTGTCCCGGGCCGCCAACGCCCGCGCCGACGGCGACGAGTTGACCGCGTTCACCCTGGTCGGGCTGACCGCCAACGTGATCAGCCCGATCTCCTGGTCGCACCACCTGGTCTGGGTCATCCCGGCGATCATCGTGCTCGCCGACGCCGCCGTACGCCGCCGCGAGGCGAGCCGGGGGCTGTCGGTGCGTACCGGCCAGCAGACGTTCGGCGGGCCGCCCGGGGTGAGTGGGCTGCGCCCGCCGATCTGGTACCCGACGCTGACCGGGTTCCGGCACGGGGTCGCGGCGCTCGGGTTGTACCTGCTCTTCCTCATCTCGCCGATCTGGCCGTACGAGCACAAGCTCCCCGAGGTGTCCCACTACCAGGACGGCCTCTTCGGCGCCCTGATGGAGAACTCGCTCGCGCTGGCGCTGATCGTGCTGGTCGCCGCCCTGCCGTGGCGGCCCGGTGCCGAGCCCGCCTTCTATTCCGACCGGCTGACCCGCGCCACCGCCTCGGTCAGGGGCAGTTGA
- a CDS encoding MogA/MoaB family molybdenum cofactor biosynthesis protein → MIRARVVVASNRAAAGVYADTSGPLLVAGLRELGCQVDEPVVVPDGEPVAEALRAAHADRVDVVLTSGGTGITPTDRTPEVTRALLDHEIPGIAEAIRAYSRDRVPTSALSRGLAGVLGRMLVVNLPGSRGGAKDGLAVLGPILVHAVDQLRGGDH, encoded by the coding sequence GTGATCCGGGCCCGGGTGGTCGTGGCCTCCAACCGGGCCGCCGCCGGGGTGTACGCCGACACCAGCGGCCCGCTGCTCGTCGCCGGCCTGCGCGAGCTGGGCTGTCAGGTAGACGAACCGGTGGTGGTGCCCGACGGCGAGCCGGTCGCCGAGGCGCTGCGCGCCGCCCACGCCGACCGGGTCGACGTGGTGCTGACCAGCGGCGGCACCGGCATCACCCCCACCGACCGGACGCCGGAGGTGACCCGGGCGCTGCTCGACCACGAGATTCCCGGCATCGCCGAGGCGATCCGCGCCTACAGCCGGGACCGGGTGCCCACGTCGGCGCTGTCCCGGGGGCTGGCCGGCGTGCTGGGCCGGATGCTGGTGGTCAACCTGCCCGGCTCGCGGGGCGGCGCGAAGGACGGGCTGGCCGTGCTCGGGCCGATCCTCGTCCACGCCGTCGACCAGTTGCGCGGCGGCGACCACTGA
- a CDS encoding DoxX family protein: MKPVRSLARVMLSGIFVVSGARNFQHPERLVPAAKPVTDRVAPLIQRAAPQLPTDTETLIRANAAVQLAAGLMLATGKFTRPAALVLAGTLVPTTAAGHSFWDDDDPATRNNNQVHFLKNLGLFGGLLLAAADTEGKPGLRWRTGHRIGHSRRSVGRAVRTARREARIAVRSAAAARRLPG, from the coding sequence ATGAAACCCGTGCGCTCCCTCGCCCGTGTCATGTTGAGCGGCATCTTCGTGGTCAGCGGCGCCCGCAACTTCCAACACCCCGAGCGGCTCGTGCCGGCGGCCAAGCCGGTCACCGACCGGGTCGCCCCGCTGATCCAGCGGGCCGCGCCGCAGCTTCCGACCGACACCGAGACGCTGATCCGGGCCAACGCCGCCGTGCAGCTCGCCGCCGGCCTGATGCTGGCCACCGGAAAGTTCACCCGGCCGGCCGCGTTGGTCCTCGCCGGCACGCTGGTGCCCACCACCGCCGCCGGCCACTCGTTCTGGGACGACGACGACCCGGCGACGCGGAACAACAACCAGGTCCACTTCCTGAAGAACCTCGGGCTCTTCGGTGGCCTGTTGCTCGCCGCCGCCGACACCGAGGGGAAGCCGGGCCTGCGGTGGCGGACCGGTCACCGGATCGGCCACTCACGACGCTCGGTCGGTCGTGCGGTGCGTACCGCCCGGCGGGAGGCCCGGATCGCCGTCCGGTCCGCCGCCGCAGCCCGCCGACTTCCTGGCTGA